In one Neobacillus sp. CF12 genomic region, the following are encoded:
- a CDS encoding nucleotide pyrophosphohydrolase codes for MEVDTYISQFKEGYFSPLAMVARLTEELGELAREVNHYYGEKPKKSSETEKAIEEELGDLLFVIICLANSLNIDLEEAHDYVMNKFNTRDKDRWTRIEKDEE; via the coding sequence ATGGAAGTGGATACATATATAAGTCAATTTAAAGAGGGGTATTTTAGTCCCTTAGCGATGGTCGCTCGGCTTACGGAAGAACTAGGAGAGCTTGCGAGAGAGGTCAATCATTATTATGGTGAGAAACCGAAGAAATCAAGCGAAACCGAAAAGGCTATTGAGGAAGAGTTAGGTGACCTTCTTTTTGTCATCATTTGCTTGGCCAATTCATTAAATATTGACTTGGAAGAGGCACACGATTATGTGATGAATAAATTTAATACCAGGGACAAAGACCGCTGGACAAGGATAGAGAAGGATGAGGAGTGA
- a CDS encoding YitT family protein, whose translation MIFGLKLKNVLFILIGTAIMSFGLVNFNMQNKLAEGGFTGITLLLYFMFKWDPSYTNLLLNIPLFFIGWKLLGRNAFIYTLLGTVGLSVFLWIFQRYSIDMPLKDDLLLAALFAGVFLGIGLGIIFRYGGTTGGVDIIARLVQKYAGWSMGRTMFIFDICVIGASVLTYLNYREAMYTLVAVFIGARVIDFIQEGAYTARGAMIVSERNDDIAKKIMEEMDRGVTVLKGYGSFTKIEREVLYCVVAKNEIVRLKNLITSVDPHAFVSVTVVHDVHGEGFTLDENKKPIEI comes from the coding sequence ATGATATTTGGTCTTAAATTAAAAAACGTACTATTTATCTTAATTGGAACTGCGATTATGTCTTTTGGTCTTGTAAATTTTAATATGCAAAATAAACTCGCCGAAGGCGGTTTCACAGGTATAACGCTTCTCCTATACTTCATGTTCAAATGGGACCCATCTTATACAAACTTACTATTAAATATCCCACTCTTTTTTATTGGCTGGAAATTACTCGGTAGAAATGCTTTTATTTATACACTTCTTGGCACGGTCGGTCTATCGGTTTTTTTATGGATATTCCAACGTTATTCCATTGACATGCCACTAAAGGATGACTTATTACTTGCTGCTTTATTTGCAGGTGTTTTTCTTGGAATTGGATTAGGAATAATCTTTCGCTATGGCGGTACAACAGGCGGAGTCGATATCATTGCACGACTTGTCCAGAAATATGCGGGTTGGAGCATGGGAAGGACCATGTTTATCTTTGACATATGTGTGATTGGGGCATCTGTTCTTACCTATCTAAATTATCGAGAAGCAATGTATACCCTTGTAGCTGTATTTATCGGAGCAAGAGTAATTGATTTTATTCAAGAAGGTGCCTATACGGCTAGAGGTGCGATGATTGTCTCTGAAAGAAATGATGATATTGCGAAAAAAATTATGGAAGAAATGGATCGTGGCGTTACCGTTCTTAAGGGGTATGGGTCATTTACCAAGATAGAACGAGAAGTTTTATACTGTGTTGTGGCTAAAAACGAAATCGTTCGTTTGAAAAATTTAATTACCTCAGTAGACCCACATGCCTTTGTGTCGGTCACTGTTGTCCATGATGTCCATGGAGAAGGATTTACACTAGATGAAAACAAAAAGCCTATTGAAATCTAA
- a CDS encoding zinc metallopeptidase has product MTFLVYFLIIMLVPLWAQFRVKGTFVKYSRVPNASYRTGAEVAREVLNANGLFNVGVEEGRGFLSDHYDPRSKTVRLSPENYRGHSIASTAIAAHECGHAIQDAQRYTFLRFRSVLVPVANIGSNFSWVLVLIGIFFQMSGLLLIGILFMAAAVLFQVITLPVEFNASNRAMDQVVSLGLIRNEEERNARKVLNAAALTYVAAAAVAVLELLRLVLIFTGMSRSNE; this is encoded by the coding sequence ATGACTTTCTTAGTTTATTTCCTAATCATAATGTTGGTGCCCTTATGGGCTCAATTTAGGGTAAAAGGCACATTTGTAAAATACTCTCGAGTACCTAATGCATCTTATCGTACAGGCGCAGAAGTTGCTAGAGAAGTGTTAAATGCAAACGGTCTATTTAATGTTGGTGTTGAAGAGGGCAGAGGCTTTTTAAGTGATCACTATGATCCAAGGTCGAAAACAGTCCGGTTATCTCCGGAAAATTATCGCGGCCATTCCATAGCTTCAACTGCTATTGCTGCCCATGAATGTGGACATGCCATACAAGATGCACAGCGATACACATTTTTACGTTTTCGTTCTGTCTTAGTTCCAGTGGCTAATATTGGGTCAAACTTTTCATGGGTACTTGTGTTGATAGGAATCTTCTTTCAAATGAGTGGATTGTTATTAATCGGGATCCTATTTATGGCAGCAGCAGTCCTTTTTCAAGTCATCACATTACCAGTAGAATTCAATGCCTCCAACCGTGCTATGGACCAAGTGGTTTCCCTGGGTCTAATACGGAATGAGGAAGAGCGGAATGCACGCAAGGTATTAAATGCTGCTGCTTTAACATACGTCGCGGCAGCGGCAGTAGCTGTTTTAGAGTTATTGAGGCTAGTCCTTATCTTTACTGGTATGAGTAGAAGCAATGAATAA